One genomic region from Aerosakkonema funiforme FACHB-1375 encodes:
- a CDS encoding AbrB family transcriptional regulator translates to MAETATAPLSGKALLQKVKELSHLSRRETAKACGYYTTTKSNQVRVNLTDFYDAVLAAKGIALEPESEKDGRGREATYRVSVHKNGQIVIGSAYTQAMGLKPGDEFEIRLGYKHIRLIQLDRDADTEGGEEEEEA, encoded by the coding sequence ATGGCTGAAACTGCAACAGCGCCATTATCAGGGAAAGCTCTACTTCAAAAAGTCAAAGAACTTTCCCATCTATCGCGCCGGGAAACCGCTAAGGCTTGTGGCTACTACACCACGACCAAAAGTAACCAAGTCCGCGTCAATCTGACAGACTTTTACGATGCTGTACTGGCAGCTAAAGGCATTGCTTTAGAGCCAGAAAGTGAGAAAGATGGTCGCGGTCGCGAAGCGACTTACCGGGTGAGCGTACATAAGAACGGTCAAATTGTGATCGGATCTGCTTACACCCAGGCAATGGGATTAAAGCCAGGTGATGAGTTTGAAATTCGGCTCGGATACAAGCACATTCGTTTGATTCAACTTGACCGAGATGCGGATACTGAAGGAGGAGAAGAAGAAGAAGAAGCTTAA